The genomic stretch AAAGACTCCACTTTCAATCAGAGGCACCTACCAACTATTATTCCTAGTGTCTCCATCCATAGAATCAATTTTGTGAAaagcatagttagcatatagccaTGCATCAAGTTAACTAACAAAAACAGAGTTACAATCTTAAGTTCTAAGCATTGTGATATAAGAATGTACAGAGAAAGGTGTGAACCAACAGTGATGAGCTGCACAGTGATACTAGTTTTAGGAATAAACAGAGATGCAAATTGCATTTGCAACATAACATTAGTATGCAAAACTCACAAATCACTCTTAGTTACCATTTCAAGCAAATGGAACGCATCATATAAGTTACATAAATGCAGGCATTACTAAgaaacataatatttttgttaaGTATATTAAATTTTTAGCTAACCATTGGTCATTTTAGCATTAAAACTTCTTTATGATTCTTTATTTActcaaaatataaaagaaaatacaaTGAATGATTTGAACTGTATCTAACTGCAAAATTACCTTAAGCAAGAATCAAACTTAGCAGTAAAGTCCACCTTGGTCAAAAAGACCTCTTCAAATCCACCACCTCTGCATTTGTCAATAGAACTAAGCATCCAAGAAGCCTCGTCTCGAAGCTGAAAGACCAAGCATGGTAATGTAGATTCTCGGAGCCTCCAGGAAAAGAGCAAGTTGaaacaaaaaattgaaaataaaCACTGGCTAAGAGTAAATgtaaaacctcctcaaaagctgtcCTCGTCAGACGAAAGAACAAGTTGAAAGAGCAAGATGAATCCAAAAATATGATATCGAAAGATTGCAAGAACTGATTCATATCCTGAAACATTCCAGCCAGAAAGTTACTAAAGTTTATGTAACAGAACATGCAAGCAGAAATTCTTTTATGAGGATGCAATGACCACCTAATTTGAACATAAAAGGGGAAGATATTTAACCCTGATAGAAGAGTTAATTAACTAGCCCGATAAATCTAAAGAAACTAGTTCGAATATGAACAGCATCGTAGCATGTAACAGGATGTCAAGACATAAAAACAGAAGCAACAAAATACAATCCACACACCTCCTTGGATTTGTTACATTGACCTCGAGGCTGAAGACAAAGGCCCTTGCCCATCAAATTTGAAGTTGCTGAGAAAAGAAATGAATAATAGCTCAGTGCTTTAAGGAGCACATCAGACAGTTAAGAAATTAAGAGCCAGTTTTGCTGTCACCAAAATCATGAATTTACTTTTTCAGAGAAATCACACCAAAATCATGAATGTCAATGGAGCTATAAcccaaaaactaactcaaatctAAAACGAAATCTCATTTATGGATCCTCCTTTTGAAGCCAATAAACTTATTTGAGTAGAAATAGATCCAGATCTACACCCAATAATGTGTAAGTACAACACCCATAATGCATCTGACCTTAAATTTTAGGTACAAAACCTCATTTAGGATCCATAAATGTACTGGGTATAGATTTAGATCATTGGTGAATCCAATCCAATAAAAGTCCTAGTCTTTTACCAAGTCCTCGTCAGTCTTTTACCAAGTCCTCGTCACAAGTCACATCTCTATAAATTTAATTGTGGAACCACAATCTTTATTGAATGTGGAACCAACTCCAGCTCATCTACTAAATATATAGAATTCAATCAGAAAAATTATTATCATTATGCCTTAAAAGCATACATATCCACAACAGATTTTCATTTAAGAACaaagaattaaaattataaaaaaaatgaactACGAAGACTAGGCAGTTAACTGAATATACTGTGGTGACAGATGGTGATGGAGAATCAGTGAAACAGAGAGCTGAGTCAGGTACCAATAAATTTCAATGTGACACGGAAAATCTGCATCCTGTTCATTGACTTGGTTATAAGATTTCCTCCAGATTCTACAGTCAGGTACGACAATATGACAGCTATCAAGTAACCATTTAAGCAATTGTGTGTATAGATGGAGCTCCTATTCCGAGCCCAAACCTGCAGTGTGAAATCAAGGTTATTCATCTAAAATTGATGGAAATTTTTCTACTAATTGAATGATGATTTTGTCATAGCAGCATGTAAAGTACTTGTCAACTTAAACAAGATAGATCCAATTTAAAAATGGTCAGGAACCTCTGGTTTAGATGATTAAATAGTCTTAAAACTGGAATAAACACTCTGAACTTTAAGCAATCCATATTTGCATCACTGAACACATGATACTTACTTTGAGCAAAAGCAGAGCTTCTTTCAAACTCTTCCATTCATGAAAAGCTTTCCTCACAAATTCTGAGTTTTCTTCCAAGAACATGTCCTCCAATATACTACTATTGTACTTCGGAGTTGCTTGAGTTTGACCGCATTCTGTAAAGTCAAGTATGATCATGTCATTAAAGCCTAAGCAGTGATGAGATTTTATAGTTCTAACGTATTAGTGAGTTACAGATAATGAAACTTGTGAACAATCCATGAAATCAGGTTCATGACAAGCTGATGATAGATCTTACCTTGAGTGAATGCACGTACATTGTTCCGTGTCAAACTCAACTTTGAAATACTAAATAAAGAAGTTGCAGTTGGAATTATCCGAATAAAGAAGTCAGAAAGTTCCGCAGACTTCACCACTGCAGCACCAACAAGGACCATGTCATCTTCCACCGTTATATTCCCGAATAAATTATAACTCAGGAATTACTATTCATGTTGAGGAGGGAATAAAACTAGGATGTTTGGATATCACAACAGAACCTGGAAAGACGATCAATACAGGTTTACGGGCCTCGTTCTGAAAGCTTGACCATCCAATCTTTCGGACCACAGGGCATGTTGTCAAGCTTTTCTCGATCACGCGGAGGTAAAGGAGCCTCTTAGCGTGGTACCGATGGTTCAAGTAATCCTTCTCGTGGAAGCATTCCTAAATACAACAACAATATCTGATTGCAGTACCCAAAAGACAAGTCGCAAAACACACGTACACACATAACAAGAACGCTTATAAATCTCTTTCCTCACCTTGGGCATCCGAACTAAAAGGTCGACGTTGATGTCTGGCTTCGCGACGGATCGAATCGAGTGGCTGCCACCAACTTGGATGGATTCCGGGCTCTTGAACGTAAAGGATAGTTTCTTATCGGTAGGCACGCCAAGGTCTGCCACGAATTTGGGAGCCGCGTCGGCGCTGACCAGCTGCTCCGGGATCGACTCGATGGCATCGACGACGGAAGAGACAGCTCGGTCTAGGGTTTCAATAGCGGAATCGTCGAGTATAATCTCTTTCAACAGCTCCCCCACCTTGAAATCGAGGGAGTCCATCTCGACGACCACCTCGTCCTCGGCGTGGTGGGAGCGGCGAGGGAAGGTTTTACGGAAGGCAGACAGGCTTAGGGTTTTGAACGTAGTTACTATACTGAGACAGGACCCGCCGGTCGGACCGGAAGAACCCAggactggacttccaaccggctcGGTCCAATCTATTTGTGAAAAGACCGAAAAGCCTGAAGGTCTATAGAATTCAAATTTATGCTCGTTTATTATATTTTTcaccatttattttttattttatttattttgtataaCATTTTCCCTTCATTTGTGCATTAATACTTATTGATTTCTTTTGTatttaaaagatcttgattcgaaTTTAtgctcttttattattttttttatccatttattttttattttattttatttgtatgaCATTTTTGTATTAATATTTATCCAaaatctatttttaaaattttaatttaaacattaatttctatttttcttaatttgtaCAAAATCTTTATCCAAATCTAGCATTTTTGTTTTTGCTTTATacattaatcttttttttatgctcatctatttttttttataatgctatttttttgttttatttatttctcTATAATATTTTTCATTCACACATTAATCCCTATAtcgaatctaattttttttatttatacattAATCTCTAATTCAtagataattatgaaaataaaaaaaaatctcatgtattaaTCGAACTTTTAATTATGTGCTTGTTCATCTAATTTTATGTGAggttatttctatttttatttattttggtatcatttaaTCATGTgtagtatttttttttctcttcatttATGCATTAATCtatatttcaaatataatatttttgtatttatttatttatttatttaaacatCAATCTTTTAGACCTCCTCATTGCATTCTAATTTCAATAGCAAAATCGATTACGATAGGGGGTATTGTAATGCGTTTGGATGGTTAGTGAATTAATTTGTAATGAATACACCACGAGATGGATTCATAGGAGAAGAATGGATTCCTTTAATCGATTAATGGTTTTGTTGTGCTCGatgttgatgtatttttttttatttttaaaatcaaatatttaaaaattttccaATATTGAAGAGTCTCTCTATAATcatatcttaaaaaatatttaagaatttATTTTAGAGCAATATTCTTATCAATCCTCTGCTTAATAGCATCAAACACCATGTGAAATTTTCATTAAAATTGATGATATATTTAGTTTGTTAGTATATTATatgatgataaatatatttaatttcaaagttaaataaatatatatagtgTAAATGGTAAGTGACCAAAATGAGTTCAGGGCTTTATAATAAATTGTGAAACTTTTTACTTGTTATACTACATGAAACCTCTCTCATATTACAATAATTATGGTtaggagaaaaaaattattgatgtcttaattagtcTGACATAATTTGAACTTGTATATATAAAGTTGTTGAGATAGAAACAATGAGTTCCCAATGTACCATCTACATAAAAATCAAGGAATATGAGAGGTTTTTCAATTTGATTTCTCCGATGCCTAAATTAATaacttaagatgattgagtgcaGCCGAGAGTAGTTAAAAAACGTAGACCCTTATTAATCGTATTGAAAATGAGATTTTATGTCTGGGcacaaagaaataaaatattatgtgAGGAGATAGTCTCTAATTGTCTCTAACAATCCTTATTAACTTCTTATCAATGTGGACAACAAAGGGGGACAACTCCGAATTGCTTATTTTGGATTCTTATTTACGCTAGCAGACGAGTGAAAGGTAACTTGAATCTCTTCCTCCTATCGAGAACTTCACATAATAATAACATGTCGAATGAAGATTAGTCGATAGTATACTCCTGATCAATTATAACATATATTTACTTCTTGATAATCAATGATGCACTCAAATCAAATTatcttataataattataatgatatctatattaagaCATAAGTATATATCAAATAACTTTGATTTGTATTAATAttcgataaaattataaaaaaaaagtaaaaaatattttttgtaccGTTAAAACCACTAAAAAATCCATATTTAATTTCCTAGGCACGAAGATTTAATCAATAGCTCATAACAAAAATAGAAAACAACAATTTAATTTTCATCATTTGTAGTTTCAACATTACAAGTATATTAGGTTCTTAACTCTAGTCATACGTTATGCCTGCAGACCACCGGAACGGAGGCgtctttcaatttattttgacCCTCTGTTCATCTAGAAGCGGAAGCTGACCCAACCACTTCGCAGCTGACGATGGTCTTCTCTTCAATAAGGCGGCGATTCCTTCATCGTGTCGCCGACTGGAAATCGTCCAATATTCTTTGCTACATCCTCGATCAATCCTTGATTGCCCTAGAAGCTGTCGGGAAATGACGGAGATCGAGCTCGTCGTCGACCCTAAACCCCAACAGAACGGCGACACGGGTCGGAACCCTAACGGAAGCCCCGGCGCTCCGATCGCCAACCCCATCGTCGACGTCTGCTCCGCCTCCGCCTATGGCGACCTGGAGAAACTCCGGGGCTTCGTGGAGAGGGACGGGCAGTCGGTTTCCAACCCGGACGGACATGGCTATTACGCCCTACAGTGGGCTGCCCTCAATAACTTTCCTGATGTCGCGCAGTACCTGATCGAGGTAGGCGATTCGGCGGCTAAGTTATGGTTTTTTACTGTTCTTGGATGGGTTGGATTGAAAATCTTGTTGTGACCTCTTTTATTTCCGAAGCATGGTGGAGATGTGAATGCCGCTGACCACAGGAGGCAGACTGCTCTGCATTGGGCTGCGGTACATGGGTCGATTCCCGTGGCAGATGTGTTGGTTCAGAGTGGAGCTCGGGTTGAGGCTGCCGACATTAATGGGTACCGGGTAACTCCCTATCTAGATGCCCATGAATATGTTTGTTAGGCGTTGGCTACCAACGTAGTGTCTTACTCACTCCTTGTCGGGTAATATGATCCGTGTCTGATTTATTTCGGATGATGTGGTTAGTTTGTTTTCTTATAAGGATACAAGGGATTATAACTGGTTAAGCAAAGCATTTGATGTTGCAAGATTTTAGGAAAGATGTCTTTGTCTCCAGATTAATACATTTTATGGTTTCTGTTTTGCAGTAGCTGTTGACTTTTGACCATGACTTTACATTTTTACTAGTCAAACATTTTGATTGGCTTATTGAATCCACGGTTCCAATGTGGAATAGCAAACTTCAGTCATTATATTTGTCAAAGCTCCATGGTGGGAAAAGATCAATGCAGTCAATCCCAAATAATAAAAACATTTTGGCTTTCTGATGTTGTTGTTTTTTTTGTCTTGTTGATTTTAGGTCTATCAAAACCTTTGAATATATTGAAGCTCAAGCATGCATGAACCTTCCAAACTCCTTTTGTTCAGTTTTTGGGTCATGTAGTTCATGGAACTTTGACTAGCTGGTAGTTTAGCTTGTATGGTTGGAAGTTGGAACTATTCCTCTGATGCCTGGTATCAACCCATTGCATTTCATTGCTAGACCAAATCTCATATATAGTCCCATAATAGGAGTTATTGTGCCTTATAATTTTTATGGGCAATTAACTTCGGGAGATATTTTTTACTTTTCATGTATATCGTTGGTTATGAATATAACAAAGTTAGTTCAAATATTAGATAATTACCTATTCTATATCCTTTTCCCTTAAGTTAATACAAATCTAACAACAGCAAACATAGACATGGGACATACACAGACACATGCAATGACTCAACAAATGTTGAAAGGGCAGGACACAGACACAAACACTACATTTATATCTATTTCTATTATTGTAGGATAATGGGTGATATTTTTGGAacttatagtttgaaaattttgatatttgtttATTGTGTCCTATTCTGTGATGTTATTTGGTAATGTAATACAATGATGAGGATAAAGATTCTTTTCAAAGTTGGCCTTGGATTGGATCTCTTCTTATAGAATAATAGATGTCATGACTATGGGATAGAATAAAAGATTTCACGACTTGTGGAATTGAAACTCTTGAATCATGGATGCCCAATCTCCGAAACACCCTTTGCATGTCCTCCCATCTTGCACATGCCTCTCTCTTGGTGGAGATTGGGTTATCCAGTGGAGATTTAGGCCGTAGTGTTGGTGACGGTTTAACTTTCAGTGTCTGGTTGCCAAGAGGTCTGACGCCGCTTTCTTATCCCCTTCTTTGGCTGTGAGTGTTGTATGCAACTgcttctcctctctcctcttcctctttgcatGCTCTCCGACATAGGGTGGTTGCGCTGGACTTGCACTGGACATGTATACATGAATATGTCTCCAATGTGAACTCAACAGtcaacatgtcatgtcatgtcgTGCTTTGTATGCTTATTAGATACAAATGATTGTATTTTGTTTGATGAAAGATATCCTGTATATATGGaagtacatatacatatgcatgtccatatacataatacatatacatgtacgtttgcatatctcttggtgattccAACCTTTATTTTTCTGTGCCCTACCACTCGAACTGCTCCATGCTATCGCCACCTTAGATTGTTTGATGGAAAAATCATGTAAATTATCCATATCTGCACCTTTTTCTGcctgttcaatcagatttcttagTCTGTTCATTGGCTCAATTTCTGCACTGAGATTTCTTGTTAGTTTTGTAATTTAAAGCTATTATTTCAAAACTTTCTTTCAGTTCTTCAAGAGTCAGGGCATGTAAATAGCCGTTATCATTTGTTCTTTGCATTATATTGACCACATCTTTATTTGTGGGTACCTTTGCGATCAGGCAGTTCATGTTGCAGCACAGTATGGACAAACATCATTCTTAAATCATATTATTGTGAAGTGTGGTGCAGACTATGACGCACCAGATAATGATGGAAGGAGCCCACTTCATTGGTATGTAGTGATCTTGATATATTATCCTATGTTTTTGTTATTAAGTTGcttatgtaaaatatttttactGTCTAGATCTCATATTTATGACAGTAGGCTTAGGAATGTAGGCAGGCTTGCTAGACTTTGCTGATTGGTACTATGTTTACAATTGAATTGAATAAGAACAAAAACTTGTACTTCACCTTTGAATTTGGTTCTAATCTGTCATTTTGACCAATAAATGAACAAAACTTATACTTCACCTTTGATCCTAATGTATTTTTAAAGAAAAAGGCATGACTAGAATTTTATTATGGCATTTTTATCTAATTTAAACTTCTGTGTATGGCTTACTACTAATCTTCAAAATCTAATACACCACTCAGGGCTGCTTATAAGGGATATGCTGATACCATCAGGCTACTTCTCTTCAGGGATGCATACCAAGGGAGGCAAGATGAAAAAGGTACCTCCTCAGGGCTTTCACTTGAGTTTTCATTGTAGTACTGGTCATTTGCACGCATGAAATCCTAAAGAATATAGTAAATTCAGTAAATAAGTTTCTGATGACCTTTCTCTTGCTGTTGTGCCAATATACTTTTTGGATGTaataattgatggatagaaaataTTCTTTTGTAGCTTGTTACACTAGTTGCTTTGCGAGTAGCACTCAGAAACATATACTGCAATTTACAGTATTATATGCTGGGAATTTTTTTTGCAACTTCTTTAAAGCCTACAATAGGTTAGTTGACTTAGATGTAAATATTTAAATAAGCTTGAAGCTTCTTAGATTTGAGTGTGAGACATGGCAATTGTAATGCATAAAGACCATGTCTAACATATGTTTCGATTTTGTTTATCAATATTTTTCCCATGActttcttattttatttcatttttttgacaaaaaaaccTTTTTTATAAATCCCTATACACTAGGCACTAAAACAAAAAGAAGTCACAATATCCTAACTAATTGTGGTGCCACATGAATGTCCCctcaaacacacacacatataaaacCCCAATCCAATCATAGGTCAAACAAAAAGCAGtcaaatctctttttttctttggtcTTCCTTTTTCTCTCGCTTTACTAATCTTAATCATCTCAGCTCATCTCATCGAAACAGGACATCTATAGGCTTTCTCTCGCACTAAAATTCAACATGTTAAAACACTCCATAGTATTCTAAAATTTGGTGTTTATTGGTCAAATTTGTTATTGCCTCCTTAGAAATCTATTGCAATTAGTTTCTCTTAGCTTGATTAGAGAATCTGTGCTCAAGTCTAAGTCTCTTGTGTTTTTATATTTACTGGTCCCCAGCTTGTCATTAACAATTCTCAATTTAAAAGTTTTGATTTGATCAAACTAACATCTGAATTGAAAATCTGGAATACATCTTTTCTTCaaagatatattttattatctttttttacaTCAGACATTATCAAACAATGCAACTGATTAGAATCTATTAATGCAGTTATGTAACATCTCAAgcattattgatttttcaatatgtGGCTAAAGGATTTGTATGATTACTTTTGCCACTCCACATGATTCTCATAGAGAATTATCTAGTCTGAAGTGGCTACATTTCCACATTGATATACTTGTGTTccattttcaaacatgatgttttCAACTCTGAAAGAAAGTGCAATTTGGTAGATTCATTTTGGATATTGTTTAACATGCTCGTTTATTGACCAAGGTTAAACCTTGGTATAATGATAAGGTTACCCTTCTCTAACCAAGTGACCAGGGGTCATGAAAACAACCTATTTACTTACAGTGGCAAGACTGCTTGCATTGACTGGTCCACATTGGTGAGAACCTTGTGCATTGGGTTTGCACCCTTTTTATATTGTTTATTGACTATTTAATCAGCTGTTCGCATGCAATTGAATTGGCCATTCcatatacatttatataatgCCATTGAAGTATAATTAAATTACTGATTGTGCTACAGGTTGCACACCTTTGCATTGGGCTGCATTAAGTGGCAATGTGGAGGCATGCACTGTGCTTGTGCATGCCGGCAATAAGAGTGAACTGCAGGTGAAGGATAAAAGTGGGTTTACTCCTGCTGAGCTTGCAGCTAACAGAGGCCATCGGCATGTGGCTTATGTTCTTGTATGTTACTCTCAAAAGGCTATTTTCTTCATTGTATTTATTcataatatttatcaatttacCATTTGAAATAAAGCTATTTATTATTAAAGTTATTGGATAAAGTTGAGGATCATCTGTTGCTGCCACTATCACATTCCTTTCGCATCATTATTCTTTTCCATTTGTATGATTATGGAAATATATTATGGTTGTGCTTGGCATTTGCACCCAAAGCACCTGCGTAAACGCAACAAAACATGTGTGTTGGGGTGATATATGCATTTGAGTTGGTTGAAATTGGCTTAGTTACTATCATAATTATATCTTTTATATGGCATTTCAAAATATTATATGTGCGATTGGCAATATTTTTCCTGTGTGTACTTAATCATACCAATCATGCGTTGTTGTGCTGAATTCATTAGGAAATTGAATATTGGTTCTATTTAGTCTGGTATATGTAATCCATAGACATTATGAATGTTACTTATGCTTAGTCTACTGTGATATTTGTAGTCCAATGCAGCAAAGATTAATGGCGGTTTGTGTGAAGACAAAATTTGTGCTGGAACGATTGGGACGACTGGATATGCTCCTATTCTTCTGTTTGTCATTATTATTCTAACCGTTCTATTCATCAATTCTGTTCTTCTAGGTGGGTTCTGCTTTTGCTAGGAGCTACTGATTGGCAACTTATTCACGTCATGCTTGCAAATCAGTTTTTTAATTGGCTTTCTATTTGTAGGACCTAGTTTTCCGAAGGTCACTGCAGTTGTTGGGCTCTGGGGTTGGACTGGTGTTTCTTTTGCAGTTGTTTCACTGATAATGTTTTATAGATGCAGCAGGTAACTTTTTATGTTGGTATACACCTGATATTTTGTCACCTTGTCTTATTTACATGGTTGTATTCAAATGGACAATGAATATGCAGGGTCATAAAATAGGGAACTGTTGAATTCTCATATACCTGCCTCATATGCATACAATCACTCAGTGGAAGGTCTTATATTTTGACTTTCTTAAGTGCTAAAAAACTTTTCACTTTTCGGTGGTTTGTTAATTGCTTTTTATGTTGATCTAAACGTCCATTTTAACAAGTTTTTTTGGACCTTGTAATGGTTTTCTTAGGTGTAGTTTTTGACATTATGCTCATACATCAGTACATAATTTGGATAGCAAGTAAATCGAATCTGCGGCCAATGGGACCAAATTGATCTTCCTAATGGTTAGGGTGGTTACAAAGCTGTGGCATGTAAGGTATAGGCTTGGTCCCACTGGTTGATTATCTTTTTAAGGGATGAAACTTATTTGTTATAGTCTGACAAGTGGTtttgtttttgaaaatataatattatgttaTATTTGCTCTTCTTCTGCACAATCATTGATTTTCCTCAGTATCCGTCTTCATTGAATGCAGTGGTTAAGGATTTGGAGTTGCAGTTCTGTTTTTCATTTTTCTGTACTTTAGAAGTGCTACTTCACTATTATCATACTTAAAAAAGTTAAAACAGTTTCAGTAATATATAGTTTAAGACCGTACTATTAGTACCTGTCCAAACCAGCAGAACAGACAAACACCTTTTGTTTGTGCTATCAAAGACCTCCCATCTAGAGCCTTGATTCTTAGAATGCCTCTACTTTCATGTAAGTTGGGAGAAAACATTTGGCTCTACCTTCACTGGTATATGGAATCAAGAATAAGCTATAAACCAGTGTTTTTATGTTTTGGATCAGGTAGGGGTGTGTAGGTTCTGGATCTGGTGACTAAGAACATAAGTACATTAACTTCTTACTACTGAAGTTCACTAGCAAATGCTGTTCGTTGTGTCACAACAAAAACATGGCCGAGGTTTGTTGTGCTGATTGGCAAGTGTCAATATGCCCCTGTGAAACAAAGTGATAATCTTTCACATGGACCAATTTTCTTCTTGATAACAGTATATTTATCGGACACTCAGAAGAGACACTTGTTAGTCAGTCTACTCGCACAATATATATGCAACTCCTCTCTTTGATTGCCAATTATCCACTTATGCACTATACAGCAAAATCTTGATGCTAATGTGATGCATTGTCTAATTTTTCATGTGTTACATAATTTTTATGTTCAAACTGAATTCATTAAATTGAGTTTCTACAGCAAGGATCCAGGTTATATCAAACCAAATTCAGGGAAGTCTGCAACTCGTACAAGTGTAAGCATGAATCTGTCATCTCAGATCTTGTATTGCATATTTGATAACCAGTGAGTTTGTTGAATTACTTATGTAGGTTTCAGAACAAAAGACAACTAATAAAGAATATGTAAAAGCTTACAAAGTatcttgttttcttcctttttaatATGGGACCATATAAATAGTGGAGTAGGATGCATAACCAATAAAGTTTTGAGGCATGATTACCATCTTGATATTCATATTCCTATGTTTCTCTATGCTCATCTATCATTTATCCTTTCATTTGACCAATAGCTATCTTTTGCATATTGCGGTGTTAAGTTAGCTTAAAAAGGCTTTGTGCGGTCATACTCTAATAAAAGCAACCTAATGTGAATTTATATAGTTAATGACTAAAAAACATTGAAGTAGAtgctataaatttaatatatattgtcTATTACTCTATTAAAATAAAACTATAGTCATATTCAAATAAAAGTGACTTAAGGTGCATTTGTGCTGTTTAATGACAAAAAATGTTAAAGTTTGCTTAAATCTCGGATTGGTGAGGTCCTCATGCATTGGTTTTGCCCTTTAGTCTATAACAATAAAAGTGAGTCATTTCAATTATACGATACTATCATATATCCAATGGGTACCTGATTTTGTTGGAATTAATCATTTTTGTGGATATGCCATTGTAAATTAGACTTGTTTTCGTTTTGGCTTCTGGACTGGTAGTTTGAATTGGATGGTTGGTTTGGCTACATCCAAattgaacttgaaccatttttttttactttgtggAAGCAATCATAAGCTCACGGTATTTGAGTACACAAGGCTtactataattttcatgatccgggcctgatgggctaactagcctatcaattttgtttgacctaaaccactggtcaaaatgcctaagctgaagttgatagtagtatactcattagacttttataagtcaatcttaatcttacctACTTTTAATGTGGGA from Musa acuminata AAA Group cultivar baxijiao chromosome BXJ1-3, Cavendish_Baxijiao_AAA, whole genome shotgun sequence encodes the following:
- the LOC103979809 gene encoding probable protein S-acyltransferase 23, whose translation is MTEIELVVDPKPQQNGDTGRNPNGSPGAPIANPIVDVCSASAYGDLEKLRGFVERDGQSVSNPDGHGYYALQWAALNNFPDVAQYLIEHGGDVNAADHRRQTALHWAAVHGSIPVADVLVQSGARVEAADINGYRAVHVAAQYGQTSFLNHIIVKCGADYDAPDNDGRSPLHWAAYKGYADTIRLLLFRDAYQGRQDEKGCTPLHWAALSGNVEACTVLVHAGNKSELQVKDKSGFTPAELAANRGHRHVAYVLSNAAKINGGLCEDKICAGTIGTTGYAPILLFVIIILTVLFINSVLLGPSFPKVTAVVGLWGWTGVSFAVVSLIMFYRCSSKDPGYIKPNSGKSATRTSDPLLDIDISNSSIWKGNWSQLCATCKIIRPVRSKHCPYCKHCVEQFDHHCPWISNCVGKKNRWDFFVFVCMGTLTAFIGAVTAVHRLWTWSPIIPSSEKWIHLVVVEHPGAILFLGMDAILLSGVLTLAVVQASQIARNITTNEMANAARYSYLRGPDGRFRNPYNHGCRKNCTDFFIHGYINDDEVAWPSLQEAQIA